AGGAGAATGATAGCGTGTACCAGAGAACTTTAGAGCTCTCGGGACATAGATTAGATTCTCACCTTCTTCTAAGGACCTTAGCTACCATTTTGGACTTGGGCGGGGACTTTACCATTGAAGATATTGCTCTCGGAAAGACTGGGGATGATCCCAGCCGGGTGCGGCTGCGGCTCACTGCTGGTTCTGAACCAGAGCTGGCAAGGATTTGGCAGGAGGTGCAGGGCGTGACTGCCCGCGACCGGGAGGAGGTACGGCTGGAGCCGGCTCCCAAGGATGGAGTATTTCCGGAACGGTTCTATGCTACCACTAACTTGGCCACTAAGATCCGGTTGCCTTCCGGCTGGATCCCGGTTCAGAGAATGGAAATGGACTGCGCTATCGCAGTGAATCCGGCGGCGGGAACGGCGGTGTGTATACCCATGAGTCAGGTGAAGCGAGGCGACCCTATTGTGGTGGGCAACCAGGGGGTCCAGGTTACTGCCCTTCAGCGAGCTCGCGGCCAAGAGGTGTTCTCGTTCATGGGCAGTGCGGTTTCCAGTGAACGCCCCAAAGGCTTGTTAATTGCCGGTATTGCCCGGGAAATGAAACAAGTGCGGGCCCAAGGCGGAAAGATTCTAGTGGTGCTCGGTCCGGCTGTCATTCACACTGGGGCCGGTCGTTTTTTAGAGCGGCTTATCAGGGCCGGTTATGTGCAGACAGTATTTACCGGTAATGCCGTGGCCACTCATGATATCGAACATGCTTTGTATGGCACTTCGTTAGGGGTGTGTTTGACCAGAGGGGAAGCGGTTGCCGGCGGCCATAGCCACCATCTGCAAGCGATTAACACCATTCGAGCTGCCGGCGGTATCAGAGCGGCGGTTGAAATAGGCCTTTTGAACAGCGGCTTGATGTACACCCTAGTCAGGGAAGGAGTAGATTTTGTCCTGGCCGGTTCGATCCGAGATGACGGGCCGCTGCCGGATGTGATCACCGATGTGGTTGTGGCCCAGGA
The DNA window shown above is from Bacillota bacterium and carries:
- a CDS encoding TIGR00300 family protein → MIAWVQAIIEENDSVYQRTLELSGHRLDSHLLLRTLATILDLGGDFTIEDIALGKTGDDPSRVRLRLTAGSEPELARIWQEVQGVTARDREEVRLEPAPKDGVFPERFYATTNLATKIRLPSGWIPVQRMEMDCAIAVNPAAGTAVCIPMSQVKRGDPIVVGNQGVQVTALQRARGQEVFSFMGSAVSSERPKGLLIAGIAREMKQVRAQGGKILVVLGPAVIHTGAGRFLERLIRAGYVQTVFTGNAVATHDIEHALYGTSLGVCLTRGEAVAGGHSHHLQAINTIRAAGGIRAAVEIGLLNSGLMYTLVREGVDFVLAGSIRDDGPLPDVITDVVVAQDAMRALIPGTELVLMLGTMLHAIAVGNLLPAEVHLVCVDINPAVVTKLVDRGSVQAVGVVSDVEWFLQQLCVELLDKDNFRKED